A DNA window from Caulobacter mirabilis contains the following coding sequences:
- a CDS encoding HlyD family secretion protein, with product MTDATTDSPPAAAQPTAAPPPATPRRNVMWSIVLVLAALAGITLVLYAWRLPPFSDAIQRTDNAYVRGQVTIIAPQVNGYVSAVPVQDYQVVQAGQLLAQIDDRIYRQRLEQAVASLHSAEAALANSAQSQSSARGSVASSQAAIAGAQANLAKAQADADRVRRLHDGGWVAQAQVDVAEAALRSARATLAQTKAQEAIAETSVTTAVVGKGSLEAAVENARAQVRLAQIDLDNTRIAAPRAGRLGEIGVKQGQYVATGTQLMALVPDTVWVVANMKETQMKRVRVGQPVALTVDALGGQEIRGKVERIAPATGSEFSVIKPDNATGNFTKVAQRIPVRIAITPGQEGAQRLAPGMSVVARIDTR from the coding sequence ATGACAGACGCCACGACAGACTCGCCGCCCGCCGCCGCTCAACCGACCGCCGCGCCGCCGCCGGCGACGCCGCGACGCAACGTGATGTGGTCGATCGTGCTGGTGCTGGCGGCCCTGGCCGGGATCACCCTGGTCCTCTACGCCTGGAGGCTGCCGCCGTTCTCCGACGCCATTCAGCGGACGGACAACGCCTACGTCCGGGGGCAGGTGACGATCATCGCGCCCCAGGTGAACGGCTATGTGAGCGCCGTCCCGGTGCAGGACTACCAAGTCGTGCAGGCCGGTCAGCTGCTGGCCCAGATCGACGACCGCATCTATCGCCAGCGGCTCGAACAGGCCGTCGCCAGTCTGCATTCGGCCGAGGCGGCGCTGGCCAATTCGGCGCAGAGCCAGTCGTCGGCGCGGGGCTCGGTGGCTTCCAGCCAGGCGGCGATCGCCGGGGCGCAGGCGAACCTGGCCAAGGCCCAGGCCGACGCCGACCGGGTGCGCAGGCTGCATGACGGCGGCTGGGTGGCCCAGGCCCAGGTCGACGTGGCCGAGGCCGCTCTGCGTTCGGCCCGAGCCACGCTCGCCCAGACCAAGGCCCAGGAGGCCATCGCCGAGACCAGCGTGACCACGGCCGTTGTCGGCAAGGGGTCTCTGGAGGCCGCCGTCGAGAACGCCCGGGCCCAGGTGCGGCTCGCCCAGATCGACCTCGACAACACCCGCATCGCCGCGCCGCGCGCCGGCCGGCTCGGCGAGATCGGCGTCAAGCAGGGCCAGTATGTCGCCACCGGCACGCAGCTGATGGCGCTGGTGCCCGACACCGTCTGGGTCGTGGCCAACATGAAGGAGACCCAGATGAAGCGCGTCCGGGTCGGCCAGCCGGTCGCGCTGACCGTCGACGCCCTGGGCGGTCAGGAAATCCGCGGCAAGGTCGAGCGGATCGCCCCGGCCACCGGCTCGGAGTTCAGCGTGATCAAGCCGGACAACGCCACCGGCAACTTCACCAAGGTCGCCCAGCGGATTCCGGTGCGCATCGCGATCACACCTGGACAGGAAGGCGCCCAGCGGCTGGC